A stretch of DNA from Lepus europaeus isolate LE1 chromosome 11, mLepTim1.pri, whole genome shotgun sequence:
TGCCAGGAACCAAACTGTCATCCATGTGAATGATGGGGAGTGGTAGCAGAATAATTCTTGGTTAATGGTGATTGCTGTAATGGGATTGGTCCTTCCTGATAGTCACTCGTGATACTCTGATCATCTTTTCCAGATTATGACCTTTCAAAGATGAGGGACTTCATCAACCAGCAAGCTGATGCTTACGTGGAGAAGGGCATCCTTGACCAAGAGGAAGCCAAGGCCATCAAGCGCATTTACAGCAGCCTGTAAAAATGGCCAGAGATCCGGGAGTCTGTCGGCTGTTTCAGCAAACACAGTATAGCTTAAGACTCTTCTAATTCTGTGACTCAAGTTGTTCTGATTCAAGAATTATTAGAAAGTGCTGAACCTACAGTAGTTAACCTTCTAAAAGTGGCTAAAATGTAGCTTTCTCGCCATAAAAATTATCAGAAAAGTAAAGTGGTATGTAAGCTGAGATTTTGTATATAGAATCCTTATTTCTTCATTGATTTATGTTTTGTGATCAGAAGTCTGCTCTGGAAAAGCCTCCAAAGGACTGCACTTAAAACAAAACTTCGTACTGTCTTACACACGAACGCACGCTGAAGAATGAAAGGGGATCTGTTTCCTAGGCGTGCTGGGTACCAACGGCCCTTGTGGAAGACGTCTGTTACAAGACGTCGGTTCCACTTACAGTCCCCACCTGCGAGGTGAAATAAATTCACGTTTCCTCAAAGCCTCTATACCTTAAGGGGAGCCATCTGATTTTTTGGCTGCTCTTTTTAGCTGCCTCATTGTTAGGCCCAATGGCACAGAAAGGAACCTGAGAATTGGGCATAGCACTTGGTGGACTCATTAACAGTTTGTCCCCACACTTCATCAGTCCTATTAGTGAGCTTTCAGGCATGAGTTTGCTTATAAAGTGGGATGTTTATTTTCTCCAAGAAGACAAATGAGGTCATCACTAGTATATGAAGGCAGGTAAAAAATAACAGCAGATCTGTTATCTAAAGTGGAATTGACCCAAGCCAAGTTTTTTTCAAAGAGGGCAAAGGATCGGGCAGGAGGGCAAAGACATAAAAATCACAGCCTTCCCTGTGAGTCAAAGCTGGAGGGGAACTTCCCTGGGGGAAAGGCTGGTGAACCTCAGGTCTCTGATTTCTCCGCCTCAACCACTCCCACAACTGTGGCCCCAGAAACAGCCATGCAGTGGCCAGCGGGCCTCTTGAAATGTTACTGTTCAGTGTTCCCAGACCAAAGAAtactttgaaaatgtattaaTCAGAGTGaactgacatttttttcaaatatctttgtTTAAAATCATAAAAGGATAATGCTATGTATCTGAGCTGTCCCTACTCGCTGTCCTCAGGGCCCCTTCCTGGTTCTCACCTTCTGATGAGGACTGGGGCACTTAGAGGGAAGCTGGTCTTGGTTGACACGGCTGCTGCTCCTTGCCATCCACAGAGTTGCCGAAACAAAACCaaagcctcacacacacacatacgcacacaacCCAGTGTGttccagagaagccaggactcactgGCGAGTGCAGAGTGAGAGCTATTCAGCACCTTCGCCCATACCGCTTGCCAAAGCACAGCTACTCCCTGTTCAATGAGTTGTCTCTGATCACAGGACCAACCCTACTCAGGCCATGTCCAAACAGCTGCTTCTACATCAGACCAAAACACTGGCCCTGACTAAAGCattgtatgcattttttttttttttacaatgcacCCAAATATCtatgcagtgtttttttttttttttttaaataaaaattgatttaggGAGTCACAGTTTTCAAAGCCCATCTTTCATCAGCTCTTACTGATAACCAAGACAACAGGGAGATCATTTGTCCTGTTTGATAAATGAGGCCACTGGGTCACAAAGGGGACAAGGCCATGGGCTATGCTCATGCGGACAAGGGGTAGTCAAGCTGGGGCCAGAACCCAGGGTTCTTGTCTGTCACTCCTCCCCAGTGATTCTATGGGCAAGGTGGGGGTAAGTAACTCCTGTCCTCCACAATTCAGCTGTGATCACAAAGAATCCAAACTCACTAACACCTTGGAGAGACGCTCTGGCTAGAAACTGATGAAAGACcatagggaaaaaataaaacatgtttttgaCATCATGGTCTCGCTTTTTGAGTTTCTATCTTTCTGACAGTATCTTTGGGATTACTCTCAAATTTCTGATCACTTTATGTTAAACAGCgtaactgtattttaaattttccaggTGTCCACAGAGGCTTGTTTGGGCCTTTTCTTACAAACCTGTGCtgattccttaatttttttcttttagtttttctctcctttcaagTAACTCCCCACAGTTTAGATAGTGGATATAAGAAAACAGCaaactgggaccagcattgtggcacggtgggttaaaccactgcctacaatactacatcccatatgagcactggttcaagtcccagctgctccgctgcttatccagctctctgctaatgtgatagcccaagctcttgggctcttgccaccatgtgggagacctggatggagttcctggctcctggctttggcctggtttagcctggcccatctctggccattgttacccttggggagtgaaccagtggatggaagattctctctctgtgtgtgttttcctccatGTAAttctgcttcaaataaataattttataaaattgatctatattatataattttatataatatatattatatatattatataatattatataattatattattattaatctacatttatataattacatataatctttatataattaaaagaaaactgcAAAGCATGACCCAGAGAGCACCCTATTTCAAAGACGCTATACTAACatgagaaaaaaaacccacaaaggatCATGTATAAATAatgaggaaaggaggaaagggagaatGAAAATAGGGAAACAAAAGGTCTTTTGCTCTACAAATAGCAAACTCCTCTTGGGATGCTGGGGAGGGGTAAATGCAAGGAATTTTTGTGAAAGCTTAAAGATTTATATAACCCACTAGTTCTACAGAAAGTGAGACGAAAATATTTAATTGCAAATGGTATGTTGCTTAAAGTTTACATATAATAAAGGTAAGACCAATTATGTGAATAGAAACCTGTATCAATTCAGATGTGTGCAGTGACTACACAACACCCTATAATAAAATGACTTAGCAATGAAATCCAAACTGGATTTCAGCAATGTTTCAGATCTTAGTATCATTTATTTGTGCCCTTAGttgttttccatattttcattGAATGTGAAATACACTAAGTCAATGAGAATGCAAAGGGTACCAGTAAttgtaatttatttccttttagatTATTGaagcttttattttcaaaagtgcatttataattatttaaaaaaaattgaaattggggGAGAAGTCATCATTTCTAAAgtgtaatttaaaaatctatttgattGGGACCATGCTGGGGGTAAACTCAaacctatctgtctctctcttcccctctggctttcaaatacattttttaaaaatctattttactggccggcgctgcggctcactaggctaatcctccgccttgcggcgccggcacaccgggttctagtcccggtcagggcaccgatcctgtcccggttgcccctcttccaggccagctctctgctgtggccagggagtgcagtggaggatggcccaagtgcttgggccctgcaccccatgggagaccaggagaagcacctggctcctgccatcggatcagcgcggtgcgccggccgcagcgcgctaccgtggcggccattggagggtgaaccaacggcaaaaaaggaagacctttctctctgtctctctctctcactgtccactctgcctgtcaaaaaaaaaaaaaaaatctattttactttcccatttgttgaaaaaattgaGGACTCAAATATGCAAACATAGTTTATTTTCTCATTCAGAattttgtggtttattttttttacaaaatagcaGACAAAATTTGGTTCTTTGTATTAATACAGAATATGTAATacatattgaaatatatatatatagcacttAGGTTATAAACACGCAGCAATTTCAGCATCACGTAAACAGCCACCAAGTCTTTCACAAAACTAGGATTTCATCAGGAGATAAACCTTTTCTTagcctaaatatatatatatataaatagtctCTGGTGCTTTATGTCAACCAGTATTTACAAAAGCTCGTCTAGAAACTACCACCCCTGCAAAAATGATGAGCTTGAGGATGCAATGTTGCTGTCATGCCATAACAGAGACTTAAAACTGTGGAAAGCCAGGAGGAGCACACTGCAGTGCGACTGCAGCAGGTGCGTGAACTACGGGAATCCAGAAGGAACGCTTCCGAATCTTCGGCTGTTGGATTCTTTGTGGTCCAAGCATCTCTTAACCCAGGTGACAGTGCTGCCCCGCACCACCTAACTGTGATAGAGGGAAGTTGCATAGGGACTTTCTTCATCTCTGAGGAAGAGAAACAGTAAAAGTCAGTGCTGAAACCTGTAcccagaaaatgaaaagatacacATATTACACAGCTTAGTAGCCAGCTTCAGGGGAGGTGTTGCGCTCAGTaaagatgcccacagcccatggtGGAGTGCCTGGgagtgagtcccagctccactcgtgattccagcttcctgctaatggacaccctgggaggcagcaggtgatgctcaaacagttgggtccctacaacccacacaggagacctggactgagttccaggctcctggcttcatccaagcccagccctggctgttatgggcatctgaaaagtaaaccagtagatgggagacatCTCTaggtctgtcttctgtctctctttttcaaataaatttttaaaaatatagacccATCTGCCAAAGATGGGAAGGAATATATCAACTCACAATGTTACTGTGTTTGCCTCAAAAGTTGTATAAAACAGACACCTACTAAGATGTACCTCAGTAATTTGGGATAAATAATATTGTATATATCTTGGTTTAGATTataaattttggggctggcactgtggcacagtgggttgaggccctggcctgaagcaccggcatccctatgggcacaggttctagtcacggctgctcctcttccaatccagctctctgctgtaacctgggaaagcagtagaagatggcccaagtccttgggcctctgcacccacgtgggagacctggaagaagctcccggatcctggcttcggatcggcacagctccagctgttgcagccatctggggagtgaaccagcggatggaagacctctctctctgtctctacctctctctgtaactctgtctttcaaataaaataaatctaaaaaaaaaagattataaattccttatttactgattttattttttgtttgaaaaatagagacagaatagaagtaaaattgacactttaggaagcaatgactctgaacagcccttgtctcaattgttgaggaacaattttttttcatactatttgttggactctttacttaacacagagctagttatatgtgtataaagttaattgaaaacagatcttagaaataaaaatgggaataggagagggaggaggaagggaggagggcaaGCATGAGGGAAGAATCACCTTATTTCAAACGCtgcaattatgaaatgtatgaagtctgtattccttaaataaaaggtttctggggttggtggggggaggaaaaatagagacagagatcttccacccactggatcattccccagatgcctgcaacagccacggctggaccaggcctagTGAGGAacccaaactccatccaggtctcctatatgtacagcagggactcaaatactgaCAACATTATTTGCAATCCACATtagagcagcaagctggatcagaaacagaagagCCATGGCTCAAACCAGCTCCTCCAGGActggctgtgggtgtcccaagtagcaacttaaccaatgaaccaaatgcccacaactaaattatattttaatatattaaatttatactaaattatattcatttatattttccataTTCCACCTCATTCTCAAATGATCTGAGATGCCTGTAACAAAGGAAATATATATACCAAGatgaataaaatagtaataaaaaacaaGGACTatggaagagagaaaagacaatAAATTAACCACAAGAAATATTACGACAGTTGAACCTCAGCATCAATTTTAGTAGCAAATTTCCCAGCAGTCAgggcaaagaaaaaggaaacaatgtAGGTTGTGTCTTCTTGAAACCATAAAGGAAGAAGGAAACCAGTTCAATAGGAGAAAGGTTTGCTCCAGGGCATACTACAAACCCAAGAAATAAGCTCAGGGCtggttggggcacagcaggttaagcggctgcttaggacgctggcatcccacagggctgcCAGTCCAAGtgcccgctgttccacttccgatccagctccttgctaatgtgtctcgGAAAGtggcagaacatggcccaagtgcttgggcccctgcacccagtgggagactcagaagaagtaaatggaagatccctctctatctccctctatatataactctttcaaataaataaaatgaatcttaaaaaaaaaaagctgaattgctcaaaaaagaaagacattcaaTGAGATCTTAacaaacaatggaaaaataatgGACAATATCTTTGACAAATTTTATaaggaacagtatttttattaAGTATTCTCTAGAGTGCTGCTTTCCTTGAAGATGTCAAGGAGATGTTCATATTCGTCTGCTATGCAGAATCAGTAGCTGGACCATGATGCTATTAAAGCAAACTTGTTATAAGAaataaggctggcgctgtggctcactggccggtgccacggctcactaggctaatcctccgccttgcggcgccggcacaccgggttctagtcccggttgtccctcttccaggccagctctctgctgtggccagggagtgcagtggaggatggcccaagtgcttgggccctgcaccccatgggagaccaggagaagcacctggctcctgccatcggatcagcgcagtgcgacggccgcagtgcgccagccgcagcggccattggagggtgaaccaacggcaaaaggaagacctttctgtctctctcactgtccactctgcctgccaaaaaaattttaaaaatttaaaaaataaaaaaaaaaaagaaataagaggtggggggcggcactgtggcgtaagggataaagccaccacctgcagtgtcggcatcccatatgggcgctggtttgagacccagctgctccacttctgatccagctctctgctatggcctgggaaagcagtagaagatggcccaagtccttgggcccctgctcctgaagaagctcctggctcctggctcctgactttggatccgcccaactctggctgttgcagccatttggggagtgaagcaacagatggaagacctctctctttctctctctctctctctctttctctgcctctctgaactctgcatttcaaacaaataaataaataaatatttaaaaaaaaaaaaaagaaataagaggggcaaccgttgtggcacagtggttatgtcgctgctccagggctggcactgtggtgcagtgggttaaactgccacctgagtcaccggcatcccatatgagcgccggctGGAGTCTGGGCTGCTgcattgctgatccagctccctgctaatgtgcttgggaaaagcagcaaagatagcccaagtgcttgggcccctgcacccctgtgggaagccaggatggagttcctggttcctggcttcagccttgcctcatccttgaccattgtggctacctggggagagaaacagcagatggaagatctcttttgctctggctctccctctctctgtagctctgcttttcaaatcaataaataaatctttaaaaaaaaaaaaaagacactgctctGGATTCACATACCACATGCGGGGTGCCTGGGGTTGAACCCTGCTCCATTCCCAGCTCGGTTTTCTGCttgtgtgctccctgggaggcagcaggtgatggttcaagtacttgggcccctgctacccacatgggagacccagactgtgttccatgctcctggctttagcctagcccagcaccagtgaaccagaagatggaaacatggaatctctctctgtcactctgccttttttttttttttttaacttatttatttgagaactaAAGCtacagacaagagagagagagacagaaaggtcttccatctgctgattcactccccaaatggctgcagtggctggagctgggctgacccgaagccaggagcttcttccaggtctctcactacaggtgcaggggccaagcacttgggccatcttccactgctttcccagtagcaaagagctggatcagaagaggaataggtgggttgccggtgctgcaggcagaggctcagcccactacaccacagcgccacactgcctttcaaataaagagaataaaaataaaacttaaaaaaaaaaaaaaacagagacaaaagCACTGCAACAGATAAAACCCTGTGCAGCACGCAAAGTTACCTGTTTAGATTTCACATATTAACATGGCTTTCTAGAATGAACTATAACttttaaagcaacagaaaagaaaagaaagacctggCCAAGCGACGACATCCTAAGAACAATTTTTTCAGCCTCTGGCGCGTGTCCCAGGATATCTTTACCTGCTCTCTCCTTTTAGTTTCTGGGCCGCCTGTGTTGATAACTTAATCTGCTGGTCGAGCCTCTGCAAGAAATCTCTGGCTGTCACCTCCTCAGGCTGCCCGGGCTGAACATCAGGTTCCTGAGGACTGGGAGGAGGGAGGTCTTCCCCAGCCCTCACTGGCAGCTCCTCCTGAGCAAAACTGCTATCAACAGTTTCATTTTCTGGCGAATCGATGGAGTTCAGTCCATTAAATGCCAAAGGCTTCTCTGATATAATTGGGATGCTCAAAGTTTTCTTCAGAAATATACAATCATTGGTAAACAGATTATTGGCCCTTTTTATCTGCTCcatctaaaaatgtaaaaaagcaaACACGGAGTTACAGGTAACAGGTGCAGAGCAGGGTTTATCCCATGACACAGATCTACAGCCATTCCCGAGCAAGGTGTGCACAGCACTTTCTCTGGGTTCAAGGTTCTCCTCCGAGGTTTGGTCACCGCCCAGATTTCTGCAGTTATCTAAAGGGATGTCAGGAAAAATT
This window harbors:
- the LYSMD2 gene encoding lysM and putative peptidoglycan-binding domain-containing protein 2 isoform X1 gives rise to the protein MADLSPAPSLREGGPRAPRASAPSPPPPPPRSRSGSESEEAELSLSLARTKTRSYGSTASVRAPLGAGVLERRVEHRVRAGDTLQGIALKYGVTMEQIKRANNLFTNDCIFLKKTLSIPIISEKPLAFNGLNSIDSPENETVDSSFAQEELPVRAGEDLPPPSPQEPDVQPGQPEEVTARDFLQRLDQQIKLSTQAAQKLKGESRDEESPYATSLYHS
- the LYSMD2 gene encoding lysM and putative peptidoglycan-binding domain-containing protein 2 isoform X2; translated protein: MEQIKRANNLFTNDCIFLKKTLSIPIISEKPLAFNGLNSIDSPENETVDSSFAQEELPVRAGEDLPPPSPQEPDVQPGQPEEVTARDFLQRLDQQIKLSTQAAQKLKGESRDEESPYATSLYHS